The following proteins come from a genomic window of Maylandia zebra isolate NMK-2024a linkage group LG22, Mzebra_GT3a, whole genome shotgun sequence:
- the LOC101472778 gene encoding growth factor receptor-bound protein 10 isoform X3, which translates to MPSCSPDCCLLQAVEIVKVWSEDGAGKVVEIPADMTTRDVCQLLVYKSHCLDDSAWSLVEHHPILGIERCVEDHELVVQVQASMSGDSKFLFRKNYAKYEFFRNPLNFFPEQMVAFCQESDGSIPPSQLLQNFLNSSSCPEIQGYLHVKEPGRKSWKKLYMFLRRSGLYYSTKGTSKEPRHLQVLSDLEDSNVFTVITGRKLHNAPTDYQFCIKPSKVRSDCKELKMLCAEDEQSRTCWMTAFRLFKYGIVLYQSYNVPQQRKSNLSPFTAPVRSVSENSLVAMDFSGRTGRVIDNPIEAQSAALEEGHTWRKRSQRMNVLGSPSPLHPSSLSTVIHRTQVWFHGRIMREEAHKMMIQQGQVDGLFLLRDSQSNPKAFVLTLCHHQKIKHFQILPCEEDGQVFFSLDDGATKFTDLIHLVEFYQLNRGVLPCKLKHPCTAVAL; encoded by the exons ATGCCATCCTGCTCTCCAGACTGTTGCCTCTTACAGGCTGTGGAG ATAGTGAAGGTGTGGAGCGAGGATGGGGCCGGCAAAGTCGTGGAGATCCCGGCCGACATGACGACTCGAGATGTGTGCCAGCTGCTGGTCTACAAGAGCCACTGCCTGGACGACAGCGCCTGGTCGCTGGTGGAGCACCACCCCATCCTCGGCATTG AGAGATGTGTGGAGGACCACGAGCTGGTGGTTCAGGTTCAAGCCTCCATGAGCGGTGACAGTAAATTCCTCTTCAGGAAGAATTATGCCAAATATGAATTCTTCAGGAACCCCCTG AACTTTTTTCCGGAGCAGATGGTGGCTTTTTGTCAGGAGTCTGATGGCTCAATTCCTCCGTCACAGCTCTTACAG AACTTTCTGAACTCAAGCAGCTGTCCAGAGATTCAGGGCTATCTGCATGTGAAAGAGCCTGGACGCAAGTCCTGGAAAAAGCTCTACATGTTCCTGCGCCGCTCCGGCCTTTATTACTCCACTAAAGGAACATCCAAG GAGCCCCGGCACTTGCAGGTACTGTCAGACCTGGAGGACAGTAACGTCTTCACCGTCATCACGGGCCGAAAACTTCACAACGCCCCCACAGACTACCAGTTCTGCATCAAG CCCAGCAAAGTGAGGAGCGACTGCAAGGAACTGAAAATGCTGTGTGCGGAGGACGAGCAGAGCAGGACTTGCTGGATGACTGCCTTCAGGCTGTTCAAA TACGGAATAGTGCTGTATCAGAGCTACAACGTGCCCCAGCAGAGGAAGTCTAACCTCTCGCCTTTTACTGCACCTGTG CGAAGCGTATCTGAGAATTCCCTGGTTGCCATGGACTTCTCCGGGCGGACCGGTCGCGTCATCGACAACCCCATCGAGGCCCAGAGCGCCGCCCTGGAAGAAGGGCATACCTGGAGG AAAAGGAGTCAGCGTATGAATGTCTTGGGCAGTCCCAGTCCCCTGCATCCATCTTCTCTGAGCACAG TGATTCACAGGACACAGGTGTGGTTTCATGGTCGTATCATGAGAGAGGAAGCCCACAAAATGATGATACAACAAGGCCAAGTCGATGG gttaTTCTTGTTGCGGGACAGTCAGAGTAATCCCAAGGCATTCGTGCTCACCTTGTGCCACCACCAGAAGATCAAGCACTTCCAGATCCTACCG TGTGAGGAGGACGGTCAGGTATTCTTCAGCCTCGACGACGGCGCCACCAAGTTCACCGATCTGATTCACCTGGTGGAGTTTTACCAGCTTAACAGAGGAGTGCTGCCCTGCAAGCTCAAACACCCATGCACCGCTGTGGCCTTGTGA
- the LOC101472778 gene encoding growth factor receptor-bound protein 10 isoform X1, whose product MALAGCPDYFLRHSNYQERMDRTSTRRPDELIVPGFQRSASQNLPHHHDDDVDLEQLVNDMNSSMESVYSTQTDTAVLLNNGHAPHHHHQVHSSYLGHSRRHTPALPSSSPSRERLRHSQPMHIKAVRNLQEEHQLRPASLPAIPNPFPELCSLTGSPILSPIQTSDNYIVKVWSEDGAGKVVEIPADMTTRDVCQLLVYKSHCLDDSAWSLVEHHPILGIERCVEDHELVVQVQASMSGDSKFLFRKNYAKYEFFRNPLNFFPEQMVAFCQESDGSIPPSQLLQNFLNSSSCPEIQGYLHVKEPGRKSWKKLYMFLRRSGLYYSTKGTSKEPRHLQVLSDLEDSNVFTVITGRKLHNAPTDYQFCIKPSKVRSDCKELKMLCAEDEQSRTCWMTAFRLFKYGIVLYQSYNVPQQRKSNLSPFTAPVRSVSENSLVAMDFSGRTGRVIDNPIEAQSAALEEGHTWRKRSQRMNVLGSPSPLHPSSLSTVIHRTQVWFHGRIMREEAHKMMIQQGQVDGLFLLRDSQSNPKAFVLTLCHHQKIKHFQILPCEEDGQVFFSLDDGATKFTDLIHLVEFYQLNRGVLPCKLKHPCTAVAL is encoded by the exons ATGATGACGTGGATCTGGAGCAGCTGGTGAATGACATGAACTCCTCTATGGAGAGTGTGTactccacacagacagacacggcGGTTCTTCTAAACAACGGCCACGCccctcaccaccaccatcagGTGCACTCGTCCTACCTGGGACACAGCCGTCGCCACACCCCAGCCCTGCCCTCTTCTTCCCCCTCCAGAGAAAGGCTGAGACACTCTCAACCCATGCACATCAAAGCTGTCAG GAACCTGCAGGAAGAGCACCAGCTGCGTCCAGCCTCGCTGCCAGCCATCCCCAACCCTTTCCCTGAGCTCTGCAGCCTAACTGGATCCCCTATTCTGAGCCCCATACAGACCTCTGACAACTAT ATAGTGAAGGTGTGGAGCGAGGATGGGGCCGGCAAAGTCGTGGAGATCCCGGCCGACATGACGACTCGAGATGTGTGCCAGCTGCTGGTCTACAAGAGCCACTGCCTGGACGACAGCGCCTGGTCGCTGGTGGAGCACCACCCCATCCTCGGCATTG AGAGATGTGTGGAGGACCACGAGCTGGTGGTTCAGGTTCAAGCCTCCATGAGCGGTGACAGTAAATTCCTCTTCAGGAAGAATTATGCCAAATATGAATTCTTCAGGAACCCCCTG AACTTTTTTCCGGAGCAGATGGTGGCTTTTTGTCAGGAGTCTGATGGCTCAATTCCTCCGTCACAGCTCTTACAG AACTTTCTGAACTCAAGCAGCTGTCCAGAGATTCAGGGCTATCTGCATGTGAAAGAGCCTGGACGCAAGTCCTGGAAAAAGCTCTACATGTTCCTGCGCCGCTCCGGCCTTTATTACTCCACTAAAGGAACATCCAAG GAGCCCCGGCACTTGCAGGTACTGTCAGACCTGGAGGACAGTAACGTCTTCACCGTCATCACGGGCCGAAAACTTCACAACGCCCCCACAGACTACCAGTTCTGCATCAAG CCCAGCAAAGTGAGGAGCGACTGCAAGGAACTGAAAATGCTGTGTGCGGAGGACGAGCAGAGCAGGACTTGCTGGATGACTGCCTTCAGGCTGTTCAAA TACGGAATAGTGCTGTATCAGAGCTACAACGTGCCCCAGCAGAGGAAGTCTAACCTCTCGCCTTTTACTGCACCTGTG CGAAGCGTATCTGAGAATTCCCTGGTTGCCATGGACTTCTCCGGGCGGACCGGTCGCGTCATCGACAACCCCATCGAGGCCCAGAGCGCCGCCCTGGAAGAAGGGCATACCTGGAGG AAAAGGAGTCAGCGTATGAATGTCTTGGGCAGTCCCAGTCCCCTGCATCCATCTTCTCTGAGCACAG TGATTCACAGGACACAGGTGTGGTTTCATGGTCGTATCATGAGAGAGGAAGCCCACAAAATGATGATACAACAAGGCCAAGTCGATGG gttaTTCTTGTTGCGGGACAGTCAGAGTAATCCCAAGGCATTCGTGCTCACCTTGTGCCACCACCAGAAGATCAAGCACTTCCAGATCCTACCG TGTGAGGAGGACGGTCAGGTATTCTTCAGCCTCGACGACGGCGCCACCAAGTTCACCGATCTGATTCACCTGGTGGAGTTTTACCAGCTTAACAGAGGAGTGCTGCCCTGCAAGCTCAAACACCCATGCACCGCTGTGGCCTTGTGA
- the LOC101472778 gene encoding growth factor receptor-bound protein 10 isoform X2 — protein sequence MNSSMESVYSTQTDTAVLLNNGHAPHHHHQVHSSYLGHSRRHTPALPSSSPSRERLRHSQPMHIKAVRNLQEEHQLRPASLPAIPNPFPELCSLTGSPILSPIQTSDNYIVKVWSEDGAGKVVEIPADMTTRDVCQLLVYKSHCLDDSAWSLVEHHPILGIERCVEDHELVVQVQASMSGDSKFLFRKNYAKYEFFRNPLNFFPEQMVAFCQESDGSIPPSQLLQNFLNSSSCPEIQGYLHVKEPGRKSWKKLYMFLRRSGLYYSTKGTSKEPRHLQVLSDLEDSNVFTVITGRKLHNAPTDYQFCIKPSKVRSDCKELKMLCAEDEQSRTCWMTAFRLFKYGIVLYQSYNVPQQRKSNLSPFTAPVRSVSENSLVAMDFSGRTGRVIDNPIEAQSAALEEGHTWRKRSQRMNVLGSPSPLHPSSLSTVIHRTQVWFHGRIMREEAHKMMIQQGQVDGLFLLRDSQSNPKAFVLTLCHHQKIKHFQILPCEEDGQVFFSLDDGATKFTDLIHLVEFYQLNRGVLPCKLKHPCTAVAL from the exons ATGAACTCCTCTATGGAGAGTGTGTactccacacagacagacacggcGGTTCTTCTAAACAACGGCCACGCccctcaccaccaccatcagGTGCACTCGTCCTACCTGGGACACAGCCGTCGCCACACCCCAGCCCTGCCCTCTTCTTCCCCCTCCAGAGAAAGGCTGAGACACTCTCAACCCATGCACATCAAAGCTGTCAG GAACCTGCAGGAAGAGCACCAGCTGCGTCCAGCCTCGCTGCCAGCCATCCCCAACCCTTTCCCTGAGCTCTGCAGCCTAACTGGATCCCCTATTCTGAGCCCCATACAGACCTCTGACAACTAT ATAGTGAAGGTGTGGAGCGAGGATGGGGCCGGCAAAGTCGTGGAGATCCCGGCCGACATGACGACTCGAGATGTGTGCCAGCTGCTGGTCTACAAGAGCCACTGCCTGGACGACAGCGCCTGGTCGCTGGTGGAGCACCACCCCATCCTCGGCATTG AGAGATGTGTGGAGGACCACGAGCTGGTGGTTCAGGTTCAAGCCTCCATGAGCGGTGACAGTAAATTCCTCTTCAGGAAGAATTATGCCAAATATGAATTCTTCAGGAACCCCCTG AACTTTTTTCCGGAGCAGATGGTGGCTTTTTGTCAGGAGTCTGATGGCTCAATTCCTCCGTCACAGCTCTTACAG AACTTTCTGAACTCAAGCAGCTGTCCAGAGATTCAGGGCTATCTGCATGTGAAAGAGCCTGGACGCAAGTCCTGGAAAAAGCTCTACATGTTCCTGCGCCGCTCCGGCCTTTATTACTCCACTAAAGGAACATCCAAG GAGCCCCGGCACTTGCAGGTACTGTCAGACCTGGAGGACAGTAACGTCTTCACCGTCATCACGGGCCGAAAACTTCACAACGCCCCCACAGACTACCAGTTCTGCATCAAG CCCAGCAAAGTGAGGAGCGACTGCAAGGAACTGAAAATGCTGTGTGCGGAGGACGAGCAGAGCAGGACTTGCTGGATGACTGCCTTCAGGCTGTTCAAA TACGGAATAGTGCTGTATCAGAGCTACAACGTGCCCCAGCAGAGGAAGTCTAACCTCTCGCCTTTTACTGCACCTGTG CGAAGCGTATCTGAGAATTCCCTGGTTGCCATGGACTTCTCCGGGCGGACCGGTCGCGTCATCGACAACCCCATCGAGGCCCAGAGCGCCGCCCTGGAAGAAGGGCATACCTGGAGG AAAAGGAGTCAGCGTATGAATGTCTTGGGCAGTCCCAGTCCCCTGCATCCATCTTCTCTGAGCACAG TGATTCACAGGACACAGGTGTGGTTTCATGGTCGTATCATGAGAGAGGAAGCCCACAAAATGATGATACAACAAGGCCAAGTCGATGG gttaTTCTTGTTGCGGGACAGTCAGAGTAATCCCAAGGCATTCGTGCTCACCTTGTGCCACCACCAGAAGATCAAGCACTTCCAGATCCTACCG TGTGAGGAGGACGGTCAGGTATTCTTCAGCCTCGACGACGGCGCCACCAAGTTCACCGATCTGATTCACCTGGTGGAGTTTTACCAGCTTAACAGAGGAGTGCTGCCCTGCAAGCTCAAACACCCATGCACCGCTGTGGCCTTGTGA
- the LOC101472778 gene encoding growth factor receptor-bound protein 10 isoform X4, protein MEIVKVWSEDGAGKVVEIPADMTTRDVCQLLVYKSHCLDDSAWSLVEHHPILGIERCVEDHELVVQVQASMSGDSKFLFRKNYAKYEFFRNPLNFFPEQMVAFCQESDGSIPPSQLLQNFLNSSSCPEIQGYLHVKEPGRKSWKKLYMFLRRSGLYYSTKGTSKEPRHLQVLSDLEDSNVFTVITGRKLHNAPTDYQFCIKPSKVRSDCKELKMLCAEDEQSRTCWMTAFRLFKYGIVLYQSYNVPQQRKSNLSPFTAPVRSVSENSLVAMDFSGRTGRVIDNPIEAQSAALEEGHTWRKRSQRMNVLGSPSPLHPSSLSTVIHRTQVWFHGRIMREEAHKMMIQQGQVDGLFLLRDSQSNPKAFVLTLCHHQKIKHFQILPCEEDGQVFFSLDDGATKFTDLIHLVEFYQLNRGVLPCKLKHPCTAVAL, encoded by the exons ATGGAG ATAGTGAAGGTGTGGAGCGAGGATGGGGCCGGCAAAGTCGTGGAGATCCCGGCCGACATGACGACTCGAGATGTGTGCCAGCTGCTGGTCTACAAGAGCCACTGCCTGGACGACAGCGCCTGGTCGCTGGTGGAGCACCACCCCATCCTCGGCATTG AGAGATGTGTGGAGGACCACGAGCTGGTGGTTCAGGTTCAAGCCTCCATGAGCGGTGACAGTAAATTCCTCTTCAGGAAGAATTATGCCAAATATGAATTCTTCAGGAACCCCCTG AACTTTTTTCCGGAGCAGATGGTGGCTTTTTGTCAGGAGTCTGATGGCTCAATTCCTCCGTCACAGCTCTTACAG AACTTTCTGAACTCAAGCAGCTGTCCAGAGATTCAGGGCTATCTGCATGTGAAAGAGCCTGGACGCAAGTCCTGGAAAAAGCTCTACATGTTCCTGCGCCGCTCCGGCCTTTATTACTCCACTAAAGGAACATCCAAG GAGCCCCGGCACTTGCAGGTACTGTCAGACCTGGAGGACAGTAACGTCTTCACCGTCATCACGGGCCGAAAACTTCACAACGCCCCCACAGACTACCAGTTCTGCATCAAG CCCAGCAAAGTGAGGAGCGACTGCAAGGAACTGAAAATGCTGTGTGCGGAGGACGAGCAGAGCAGGACTTGCTGGATGACTGCCTTCAGGCTGTTCAAA TACGGAATAGTGCTGTATCAGAGCTACAACGTGCCCCAGCAGAGGAAGTCTAACCTCTCGCCTTTTACTGCACCTGTG CGAAGCGTATCTGAGAATTCCCTGGTTGCCATGGACTTCTCCGGGCGGACCGGTCGCGTCATCGACAACCCCATCGAGGCCCAGAGCGCCGCCCTGGAAGAAGGGCATACCTGGAGG AAAAGGAGTCAGCGTATGAATGTCTTGGGCAGTCCCAGTCCCCTGCATCCATCTTCTCTGAGCACAG TGATTCACAGGACACAGGTGTGGTTTCATGGTCGTATCATGAGAGAGGAAGCCCACAAAATGATGATACAACAAGGCCAAGTCGATGG gttaTTCTTGTTGCGGGACAGTCAGAGTAATCCCAAGGCATTCGTGCTCACCTTGTGCCACCACCAGAAGATCAAGCACTTCCAGATCCTACCG TGTGAGGAGGACGGTCAGGTATTCTTCAGCCTCGACGACGGCGCCACCAAGTTCACCGATCTGATTCACCTGGTGGAGTTTTACCAGCTTAACAGAGGAGTGCTGCCCTGCAAGCTCAAACACCCATGCACCGCTGTGGCCTTGTGA